The Aequorivita sublithincola DSM 14238 genome window below encodes:
- the pdeM gene encoding ligase-associated DNA damage response endonuclease PdeM, which yields MIQKIIINNNEFTLHPSGAIYWEAKKMLLIADVHLGKVVHFRKHGAAIPAHAAYQNLEKLTEVTNYFEPKTVCFLGDLFHSKLNEEWRDFEKWVEYCKAEVILISGNHDIIPIYLYEDLGVKVFDELLLDGFYLTHHPTEIKGTFNFSGHIHPGIRMKGIGRQFLKLPCFYKTENQLILPAFGNFTGKHILTPSETDAIFAIADGEVICVSKK from the coding sequence ATGATTCAAAAAATAATAATAAATAATAACGAATTTACGCTACACCCAAGCGGCGCAATTTATTGGGAAGCAAAAAAAATGCTTCTAATCGCCGATGTGCATTTAGGCAAAGTAGTGCATTTTAGAAAACATGGGGCTGCAATACCAGCACATGCAGCTTATCAAAATCTCGAAAAACTTACCGAAGTAACCAATTATTTTGAACCTAAAACTGTATGTTTTCTTGGCGATTTATTCCACAGTAAATTAAATGAGGAATGGAGAGATTTTGAAAAATGGGTGGAATATTGCAAAGCCGAAGTAATTTTAATTTCAGGCAATCACGACATTATTCCAATCTATTTATATGAAGATTTGGGCGTAAAAGTTTTTGATGAATTGTTATTGGATGGTTTTTACCTAACCCACCATCCCACGGAAATAAAAGGAACTTTCAACTTTTCAGGACATATTCATCCTGGAATTAGAATGAAAGGAATTGGTAGACAATTTTTAAAACTTCCTTGTTTTTATAAAACAGAAAATCAACTTATTTTGCCCGCTTTTGGTAACTTTACAGGAAAACATATTTTAACACCTTCAGAAACTGATGCCATTTTTGCAATTGCAGATGGAGAGGTTATTTGTGTTTCAAAAAAATAA
- a CDS encoding ligase-associated DNA damage response DEXH box helicase — MKQSELISIAEDWFHSKDWKPFPFQQKTWKAFLKGKHGLLNAPTGSGKTYALWVPIVLQYLKENPNYKTKHTKGIKAIWITPLRALSVEIQQSAQRFADDLGTGLTVGIRTGDTSQSERAKQKRQMPDLLITTPESLMLLLTSKGYDKTFKTLTAVVVDEWHELLGSKRGVQMELALSRLKTVSPKLRIWGISATIGNLEQAQDVLLGMDERFRENAVLLKANLKKEIIVKSIIPKKMETFPWRGHIGLHVLDQIIPILNASKTTLIFTNTRSQCEIWFQKILEKYPEFAGEIAMHHGSINKETRLWVEQAIRNESLKAVVATSSLDLGVDFAPVETIIQIGGPKGIAKFLQRAGRSNHRPGEPSVIYFLPTHAMELIEASALKKAVKAEVMEDRIPYLLSFDVLIQYLVSLAVSDGFFPKEIYPEVKNTFCFQGITEDQWQWCLNFITMGSQSLQAYDEYKKVIIDEEGRFKVESKQVAMMHRLSIGTIVSDAMVQVKYVTGGFIGTIEEFFIGKMKPGDVFVFAGRTLELVRVRNMQAQVRRSSKRTRNVVSFMGGRMALSSQMSEILRNELQSEAEHKRNTPELKALSDIFNRQELESIVPGNNEFLIETFKTREGYHNVFYPFEGRFVHMAMSGLLAYRISLLLPITFSLAYNDYGFELLSDQPLDIQQVLDNNLLTTDYLFDDLQKSLNSTELARRKFRDIAVISGMVFTGYPNKQIKTKHLQSNSQLLFDVFRDYEPDNLLYLQAFRETFEHEMEEGRLRMALERIATQEIVWKQCEKATPFSFPIITDRLREKLSSEKLADRIKRMTLQLMK, encoded by the coding sequence ATGAAACAATCCGAACTTATTTCAATTGCCGAAGATTGGTTTCATTCAAAAGATTGGAAACCCTTTCCCTTTCAACAAAAAACGTGGAAAGCCTTTCTAAAAGGCAAACACGGCCTGCTAAACGCGCCAACGGGAAGTGGGAAAACGTACGCATTGTGGGTTCCAATCGTGCTTCAATATTTAAAAGAGAATCCCAACTATAAAACTAAACATACTAAAGGAATCAAGGCTATTTGGATAACGCCATTACGCGCACTTTCAGTAGAAATTCAACAATCAGCACAACGGTTTGCAGATGATTTAGGAACTGGATTAACAGTCGGAATAAGAACCGGAGACACCTCTCAAAGTGAACGTGCAAAGCAAAAACGCCAAATGCCCGATTTGTTAATCACAACTCCTGAGAGTTTAATGCTTTTATTAACTTCAAAGGGTTATGATAAAACCTTCAAAACATTGACTGCTGTTGTAGTTGATGAATGGCACGAACTTTTAGGTAGTAAACGCGGGGTACAAATGGAATTGGCGCTTTCCCGCCTTAAAACTGTTTCCCCTAAGTTACGGATTTGGGGCATTTCTGCAACCATAGGTAATCTAGAACAAGCGCAAGATGTTTTATTGGGAATGGATGAACGTTTCAGAGAAAACGCGGTCTTACTAAAAGCTAATCTCAAGAAGGAAATTATTGTAAAGTCAATAATTCCAAAAAAAATGGAAACATTTCCGTGGCGTGGGCATATTGGTTTACACGTTTTGGATCAGATAATTCCAATACTTAATGCGAGCAAAACAACTTTAATCTTTACTAATACTAGAAGTCAATGCGAAATTTGGTTTCAAAAGATATTAGAGAAATATCCCGAGTTTGCCGGTGAAATCGCGATGCATCACGGTAGTATTAATAAAGAAACTAGGCTTTGGGTGGAGCAAGCCATCCGTAATGAAAGTTTAAAAGCCGTTGTAGCTACTTCAAGTTTAGATTTGGGAGTAGATTTTGCCCCAGTAGAAACTATTATTCAAATTGGCGGACCGAAGGGAATTGCCAAATTTTTACAACGTGCTGGCAGAAGCAATCACCGTCCCGGCGAACCTTCCGTTATTTACTTTCTACCAACTCACGCAATGGAATTGATTGAAGCTTCAGCTCTAAAAAAGGCTGTAAAAGCTGAGGTTATGGAAGATCGTATTCCATACTTGTTGAGCTTTGATGTTTTAATTCAATATTTAGTAAGCTTGGCAGTAAGCGATGGTTTTTTTCCGAAGGAAATTTATCCTGAGGTTAAAAACACCTTTTGCTTTCAAGGAATAACTGAAGACCAATGGCAATGGTGCTTAAATTTTATAACAATGGGTAGCCAAAGTTTACAAGCTTACGATGAATATAAAAAAGTAATTATAGATGAAGAAGGCAGATTTAAAGTAGAAAGTAAGCAAGTTGCAATGATGCATCGTCTCTCTATTGGCACAATTGTAAGCGATGCAATGGTACAAGTAAAATATGTTACGGGTGGTTTTATTGGCACTATAGAAGAATTTTTTATAGGAAAAATGAAACCTGGCGACGTTTTCGTCTTTGCAGGAAGAACTTTGGAATTAGTGCGCGTTCGCAATATGCAAGCACAAGTAAGAAGAAGCTCAAAACGCACAAGAAACGTTGTGAGTTTTATGGGCGGAAGGATGGCTTTATCTTCTCAAATGTCCGAAATTTTGCGAAACGAATTACAAAGCGAAGCCGAGCATAAACGCAACACACCAGAATTAAAAGCACTCAGCGATATTTTTAACCGACAAGAATTGGAAAGTATCGTTCCCGGAAATAACGAATTTTTAATTGAAACATTCAAAACTCGGGAAGGTTATCACAATGTATTTTATCCATTTGAAGGTAGATTTGTACATATGGCAATGAGCGGATTGCTGGCATATAGAATTAGCTTGTTGCTTCCAATAACATTTTCATTGGCCTATAATGATTATGGTTTTGAATTGTTAAGCGACCAACCTTTAGATATTCAGCAAGTTTTAGATAATAATTTACTTACAACAGATTACCTTTTTGATGATCTCCAAAAAAGCTTGAACAGTACAGAATTAGCTCGGCGAAAATTTAGGGATATTGCTGTAATTAGTGGAATGGTTTTTACGGGCTACCCAAACAAACAGATTAAAACAAAACATTTGCAAAGTAACTCGCAATTGCTTTTTGATGTTTTTAGAGATTATGAACCAGACAATCTACTTTATTTACAAGCCTTTAGAGAAACCTTTGAACATGAAATGGAAGAAGGTCGTTTACGAATGGCGCTTGAGCGAATTGCAACCCAAGAAATAGTTTGGAAACAATGTGAAAAAGCAACACCGTTTAGTTTCCCGATAATTACTGATAGACTACGTGAAAAACTTTCTTCGGAAAAATTGGCGGATCGGATTAAACGGATGACACTTCAATTGATGAAATGA
- a CDS encoding ATP-dependent DNA ligase has protein sequence MKDFAQLIKKLDSTNKTNEKVAALTAYFQNANDDDKLWTIAILSHRRPKRPVNTTLLRLWATEISGIPLWLFEESYHIVGDLAETIALILPTSEEHSEKSLSTFVSEIIALRTLPEEEKKKYLHYNWLALNYFERFVFNKILTGSFRIGVSQKLMTRALSKATAIDEDILAYKLMGDWTPEKTTFQKLILEENPEDYLSKPYPFYLAYAVEADFQKDLGAISDWSFEHKWDGIRSQVIIRNDEVFVWSRGEELVTDKYPEFQRFLSAIPNGTVIDGEILPFGAGEIGNFNALQTRIGRKNISKALLKKTPVILNAYDLLEWQGEDIRQKPFSERRKILDELIQKINSEEVGIYLSETMNFETWEEAAEERKLSREKRSEGLMLKRKDSPYLVGRKKGDWWKWKIDPFTIDAVLTYAMRGHGRRANLYTDYTFGLWNDGELVTFAKAYSGLTDAEFRQVDAWIKRNTLERFGPVRSVTPHHVFEIAFEGIAESSRHKSGIATRFPRILRWRKDKPIAEANTLDDLKALIPK, from the coding sequence ATGAAAGATTTCGCCCAACTTATAAAAAAGCTAGATAGCACCAACAAAACCAATGAAAAGGTAGCGGCACTAACTGCGTATTTTCAAAATGCGAATGATGACGATAAACTTTGGACGATTGCTATTCTTTCACACAGAAGACCAAAACGCCCTGTAAACACAACGTTACTGCGACTTTGGGCTACAGAGATTAGCGGTATTCCGCTTTGGCTTTTTGAGGAGAGTTATCACATAGTAGGCGATTTGGCAGAAACGATTGCTTTAATTTTGCCAACTTCTGAAGAGCATTCCGAGAAATCCCTTTCTACATTTGTTTCAGAAATTATTGCATTACGAACACTTCCCGAAGAAGAAAAAAAGAAATATTTACACTACAATTGGTTAGCGTTAAATTATTTTGAGCGGTTTGTTTTCAATAAAATCCTTACAGGAAGTTTTAGAATTGGAGTGAGTCAAAAACTGATGACACGGGCACTTTCAAAAGCTACAGCAATTGATGAAGATATACTCGCATATAAATTAATGGGCGATTGGACTCCAGAAAAAACTACTTTTCAGAAATTAATTTTAGAAGAAAATCCTGAAGATTACCTCAGCAAACCCTATCCATTTTACTTGGCGTATGCCGTTGAAGCTGATTTTCAAAAAGATTTAGGAGCCATTTCAGATTGGAGTTTTGAACATAAATGGGACGGAATTCGCAGCCAGGTAATAATTCGAAATGACGAAGTTTTTGTGTGGTCGCGAGGTGAGGAATTAGTGACAGATAAATACCCCGAGTTTCAACGGTTTCTTTCTGCAATCCCAAACGGAACTGTGATTGATGGTGAAATTCTGCCTTTTGGTGCTGGTGAAATTGGCAATTTCAATGCGCTTCAAACTAGAATTGGTAGAAAAAATATTTCAAAAGCACTTTTAAAGAAAACGCCAGTAATTTTGAACGCGTATGATTTGTTGGAATGGCAAGGCGAGGATATTCGCCAAAAACCTTTTTCAGAAAGAAGAAAGATTTTGGATGAGTTAATTCAAAAAATTAATTCTGAAGAAGTCGGAATCTATTTAAGCGAAACAATGAATTTTGAAACTTGGGAAGAAGCTGCAGAAGAACGGAAGCTTTCTAGAGAAAAACGTAGTGAAGGTTTAATGTTGAAACGCAAAGACTCGCCTTATTTAGTTGGCCGAAAAAAAGGCGATTGGTGGAAATGGAAAATAGATCCGTTCACAATTGATGCGGTTTTAACCTATGCCATGCGGGGCCATGGAAGAAGGGCAAATCTTTATACAGATTATACATTCGGTCTTTGGAATGATGGTGAATTGGTGACTTTCGCCAAGGCTTATTCAGGATTAACTGATGCAGAGTTTAGACAAGTAGACGCATGGATTAAAAGAAATACTTTGGAGCGTTTTGGCCCAGTGCGAAGTGTTACTCCGCATCATGTTTTTGAAATCGCTTTTGAAGGTATTGCAGAAAGCAGTCGCCATAAAAGTGGTATTGCAACCCGTTTTCCAAGGATTTTGAGATGGCGAAAAGATAAACCAATTGCCGAGGCGAATACATTAGATGATCTTAAAGCACTAATTCCAAAATGA
- a CDS encoding ligase-associated DNA damage response exonuclease, translated as MNQPLLVFNDKGIYCEQADVYIDAWRPVDKCIITHGHADHSRWGHKQYITHENNVPIIKHRLGEIEVSGKKWNETFTINGVKFSLHPAGHIIASSQVRVEYKGEVWVFTGDFKTENDGIAESFELVKCNTFITECTFGLPAFKWTPQAEVFTDINNWWAANRAENKTSVLFGYSLGKAQRLLKHLDPSIGKIYTHGAIENMTAVLRENYDFHETIRISRDTKKEELLGNIVLAPPSAHGGTWIRKMVPYVTASASGWMTFRGARRRRAVDRGFVLSDHADWDGLLETVKATGAEKVIATHGYTEIFSRFLREEMGLDARTEKTQYEEEGSETAKKAEEENA; from the coding sequence ATGAATCAGCCGTTATTAGTCTTTAATGATAAGGGAATATATTGTGAACAAGCTGATGTTTATATAGATGCTTGGCGTCCCGTAGATAAATGCATTATAACTCACGGCCACGCAGACCACAGTCGTTGGGGGCACAAGCAATATATTACGCACGAAAATAATGTGCCAATTATTAAACATCGTTTGGGTGAAATTGAAGTTTCTGGCAAAAAGTGGAATGAAACTTTTACGATAAATGGAGTCAAATTTTCGCTTCATCCTGCGGGTCATATAATCGCTTCATCGCAAGTGCGAGTTGAATATAAAGGTGAAGTTTGGGTTTTTACAGGCGATTTTAAAACTGAAAATGATGGTATCGCTGAATCTTTTGAACTTGTAAAATGCAATACTTTTATTACTGAATGTACTTTCGGACTGCCCGCTTTTAAATGGACTCCTCAAGCTGAAGTTTTTACCGATATTAATAATTGGTGGGCTGCCAATAGAGCTGAAAATAAAACATCTGTGCTTTTTGGATATTCGTTGGGTAAAGCGCAACGATTGCTAAAACATCTTGATCCAAGCATCGGTAAAATCTACACTCACGGTGCTATTGAAAACATGACTGCCGTTTTACGTGAAAACTATGATTTTCATGAAACAATACGAATTTCACGAGACACAAAAAAAGAAGAACTTTTAGGCAATATAGTTTTAGCTCCACCAAGTGCACATGGCGGAACTTGGATTCGGAAAATGGTGCCGTATGTTACAGCAAGCGCAAGCGGTTGGATGACGTTTAGAGGCGCAAGAAGACGCCGAGCTGTTGATCGCGGTTTTGTACTAAGCGACCACGCAGATTGGGATGGTTTGTTAGAAACCGTAAAAGCAACAGGCGCTGAAAAAGTAATTGCAACACACGGTTATACCGAAATTTTTTCACGCTTTTTAAGAGAGGAAATGGGACTTGATGCTCGAACCGAAAAAACACAATACGAAGAAGAAGGTAGTGAAACAGCTAAAAAGGCAGAAGAAGAAAACGCATGA
- a CDS encoding TerB family tellurite resistance protein, translating to MSFTDLFESGEHSRNIGHFASIANIASVKGVINPEEEKMLKRFARKLDIEETEYAEILKNPGKYPINPPNDAERRLERIHDLFEMVFADHEIDDHERFLIEKYAIGLGYDATTAQHLIKRSIEIYSGGLDLEDYRYLLNKK from the coding sequence ATGTCATTTACAGATCTTTTTGAAAGTGGAGAACACTCCCGAAATATAGGACACTTTGCGTCTATAGCAAACATTGCTTCAGTTAAAGGTGTGATTAATCCAGAAGAGGAAAAAATGCTAAAGCGTTTTGCCAGAAAATTAGATATTGAAGAAACTGAATACGCTGAAATTCTGAAAAATCCAGGAAAATATCCCATCAATCCTCCCAATGATGCTGAAAGACGTTTGGAACGAATTCACGATCTATTCGAAATGGTTTTTGCAGATCACGAAATTGACGATCACGAACGTTTCTTAATTGAAAAATACGCTATTGGTCTTGGTTACGATGCTACTACAGCACAACATTTAATTAAAAGATCAATTGAAATTTACAGTGGTGGACTTGACCTTGAAGACTATAGGTATCTTTTGAATAAAAAATAA
- the fbp gene encoding class 1 fructose-bisphosphatase, translating to MAKINQSLGEFIIENQEEFKYSSGELSRLINSIRLAAKVVNHKVNKAGLVDILGAAGDMNVQGEDQQKLDVFANEVFINTLTNREIVCGIASEEEDDFITIKGRNQKNDNKYVVLMDPLDGSSNIDVNVSVGTIFSIFRRITPSGTPVTIDDFLQPGVNQVAAGYIVYGTSTMIVYTTGHGVNGFTLNPAIGTYYLSHPNMKFPEDGHIYSVNEGNYIHFPQGVKDYIKYCQQEEDDRPYTSRYIGSLVSDFHRNMIKGGIYIYPNTSKNPEGKLRLLYECNPMAMIAEQAGGKASNGFKRILEIQPTTLHQRVPFFSGSTKMVEKAEEFMKQAAR from the coding sequence ATGGCTAAAATAAATCAATCTCTCGGCGAATTTATAATTGAAAATCAAGAAGAATTTAAGTATTCTTCTGGAGAGCTTTCACGACTCATAAATTCCATCCGTTTGGCAGCAAAAGTGGTTAACCACAAAGTGAATAAAGCTGGATTGGTAGATATTTTAGGCGCTGCCGGAGATATGAACGTGCAAGGCGAAGACCAACAAAAGTTGGATGTTTTTGCGAATGAAGTTTTTATAAACACGCTTACCAACCGCGAAATTGTCTGCGGAATTGCAAGCGAGGAAGAAGACGATTTCATAACAATTAAAGGCCGAAACCAAAAGAACGATAACAAATACGTCGTTTTGATGGATCCGCTTGATGGTTCTTCAAATATAGACGTAAATGTTTCCGTTGGAACTATTTTTTCTATTTTCAGGAGAATTACTCCTTCGGGAACTCCCGTTACTATTGACGATTTTCTTCAACCGGGAGTTAATCAGGTAGCTGCTGGATATATTGTTTACGGTACATCAACCATGATTGTTTATACAACCGGTCACGGCGTTAACGGTTTCACGTTAAATCCAGCTATTGGAACCTATTATCTTTCGCACCCAAATATGAAATTTCCTGAAGACGGACACATATATTCTGTAAACGAAGGTAATTATATTCACTTTCCGCAAGGCGTAAAAGATTATATAAAATATTGCCAACAGGAAGAAGATGACCGTCCATACACCTCTCGATATATAGGTTCTTTGGTTTCAGATTTTCACCGAAATATGATAAAAGGTGGAATTTATATCTATCCCAATACTTCAAAAAACCCAGAAGGTAAACTTCGTCTATTATACGAATGCAACCCAATGGCAATGATTGCTGAACAAGCTGGAGGAAAGGCTAGTAATGGTTTTAAAAGAATTCTGGAAATCCAGCCAACAACGCTACACCAGCGCGTTCCTTTTTTCTCTGGAAGTACTAAAATGGTTGAAAAAGCAGAGGAGTTTATGAAACAGGCAGCCCGCTAA
- a CDS encoding GNAT family N-acetyltransferase encodes MKVREAVKTDMPQVLELIKELAIFEKEPDVVDVTVLDLEREGFSDNPLFTCFVAQLDEEIVGAALIYYRFSTWKGRTLHLEDLIVKEAHRGKGLGEALYKEVMKFAYDQGLKRVAWDVLDWNTGAIRFYERSGANVLKTWRVVHMDEKGLKNYIEKLNE; translated from the coding sequence ATGAAAGTACGAGAAGCAGTAAAAACCGATATGCCGCAAGTTTTGGAACTCATAAAAGAACTTGCCATTTTTGAGAAGGAACCAGACGTTGTTGATGTGACCGTTCTAGATTTAGAACGTGAAGGTTTTAGTGACAATCCATTATTTACCTGTTTCGTAGCACAATTGGACGAAGAAATTGTAGGTGCAGCTTTAATTTATTATCGTTTTTCAACTTGGAAAGGACGCACGCTTCATCTGGAAGATTTAATTGTGAAGGAAGCTCACCGTGGGAAAGGCTTAGGTGAAGCGCTTTACAAAGAAGTAATGAAATTCGCATACGATCAAGGTCTTAAACGAGTAGCTTGGGATGTTTTAGACTGGAATACAGGCGCCATTCGCTTTTACGAGCGCAGTGGCGCGAATGTTTTAAAAACGTGGCGTGTTGTTCATATGGACGAAAAAGGACTTAAAAATTATATAGAAAAATTAAACGAATAA